One Thermicanus aegyptius DSM 12793 DNA segment encodes these proteins:
- the rlmB gene encoding 23S rRNA (guanosine(2251)-2'-O)-methyltransferase RlmB — translation MNLEEIIYGKNPVIEAIRSGRAINKIWVAEGIKPSAVKGIYEEAKKRGIVIQQVPRSRLDQAAETKNHQGILIFLAAHSYYELDDLLRLTRQMDTPPFFIMLDGIEDPHNLGSILRSADGAGLHGVMIPKRRAAPLTPAVAKSSAGAIEYVPVARITNLSQAIDELKENGFWVIGTDANAKTDYREADYTRPTLLVIGNEGKGISRLVKEKCDFLVKLPMMGKVSSLNASVAAALLMYEGMRQRNPLRR, via the coding sequence GTGAACTTAGAAGAAATCATCTACGGGAAAAATCCGGTGATCGAAGCGATTCGCTCCGGCAGGGCGATCAACAAAATCTGGGTCGCTGAAGGGATAAAACCGAGTGCCGTGAAGGGCATTTACGAAGAAGCGAAAAAAAGGGGGATCGTCATTCAACAGGTACCTCGGAGCAGGCTGGATCAGGCGGCGGAAACGAAAAATCACCAAGGCATCCTGATCTTTCTCGCCGCCCACTCGTATTATGAATTGGATGACTTATTACGCTTGACACGTCAAATGGACACGCCTCCCTTTTTCATCATGCTGGATGGCATTGAAGATCCCCATAACCTTGGATCAATCCTGCGTTCCGCCGACGGTGCCGGACTTCATGGGGTGATGATCCCGAAGCGGCGGGCCGCGCCCCTGACCCCTGCCGTGGCGAAAAGCTCTGCCGGAGCAATTGAATACGTTCCGGTTGCGCGGATTACTAATTTGTCGCAGGCGATCGATGAACTGAAAGAAAACGGGTTTTGGGTGATCGGGACCGATGCCAATGCAAAGACCGATTATCGGGAGGCTGATTACACCAGGCCTACACTCCTCGTGATTGGAAATGAAGGGAAGGGAATAAGCCGTTTGGTTAAAGAAAAGTGCGATTTCCTCGTAAAACTGCCCATGATGGGGAAGGTCTCTTCCCTTAATGCTTCGGTCGCCGCCGCCCTTCTCATGTATGAGGGAATGCGGCAGAGAAATCCGTTAAGGCGGTAG
- a CDS encoding NYN domain-containing protein has protein sequence MEEILIVDGYNIIGAWPKLRQLKESGHLEEARRQLIEILAEYQSFSGRKVIVVFDAHQVYGREKSLRIHRIDVYFTGEKETADEWIERFVKRKKSRRNQLFVATSDETEQRVIFGGGALRISARELLNEMERGKEKIREQMEKEREKPVPGRNVAERLHPDLVKFLEKFRRN, from the coding sequence ATGGAGGAAATCCTGATTGTTGATGGGTATAACATCATCGGGGCATGGCCTAAGTTACGCCAGCTAAAAGAATCAGGCCATTTAGAAGAAGCGAGAAGACAACTGATTGAAATATTGGCTGAATATCAATCTTTTAGTGGGAGGAAGGTCATCGTGGTCTTCGATGCCCATCAAGTTTATGGAAGGGAAAAGAGCCTTCGGATCCACCGGATTGATGTTTATTTTACCGGGGAAAAGGAGACGGCGGATGAATGGATCGAACGATTCGTCAAGAGAAAAAAAAGTAGACGGAATCAGCTTTTTGTAGCCACTTCCGACGAAACGGAACAAAGGGTCATCTTTGGGGGAGGGGCTCTTCGGATCTCTGCGAGGGAACTATTAAATGAAATGGAACGAGGAAAAGAGAAGATACGCGAGCAAATGGAAAAAGAGAGGGAAAAACCGGTGCCGGGGAGAAATGTGGCAGAACGTCTTCATCCCGATTTGGTAAAATTCTTAGAAAAATTCCGCCGCAACTAA
- a CDS encoding Mini-ribonuclease 3, producing the protein MEGYFHKNPLERNPALLNALTLAYLGDSVYEVYVRYTLIAQGKVNPHRLHREAIRFVAAKGQSRQLERIKEELTTEEEAIVRRARNSKPSHSPKHAVMKDYLQATAFEALIGYLFLTGKKERMEELIDLGIEEILKEAESK; encoded by the coding sequence ATGGAGGGATATTTTCATAAAAATCCTTTGGAGCGGAATCCTGCCCTTTTAAACGCCCTTACCTTAGCTTATCTGGGGGATTCCGTTTATGAAGTTTACGTCCGTTATACCCTGATCGCCCAGGGAAAAGTAAATCCTCACCGCCTTCACCGTGAAGCGATCCGCTTTGTGGCGGCCAAAGGACAAAGTAGGCAATTGGAGCGGATCAAAGAAGAACTAACAACGGAAGAAGAAGCGATCGTCAGGAGAGCAAGGAATTCAAAGCCTAGCCATTCCCCTAAACATGCCGTGATGAAAGATTATCTCCAGGCAACCGCCTTTGAAGCTTTAATCGGTTATCTTTTTCTCACGGGCAAAAAAGAGCGGATGGAAGAGCTGATTGATCTGGGGATCGAAGAAATCCTGAAGGAGGCGGAATCGAAGTGA
- the sigH gene encoding RNA polymerase sporulation sigma factor SigH has protein sequence MEEKKLAQTEMELIPDEEIVERVRDGDNQALEWLIERYRNFVRTKARSYFLIGADREDIIQEGMIGLFKAIRDYKGDKLTSFKAFAEMCITRQMITAIKTATRQKHIPLNSYISLDKPMYEEDSDRTLLDVIEATRLTDPEMLMIYREEFNDMEYKMSEILSELEKKVLMLYLDGRSYQEIAVDLDRHVKSIDNALQRVKRKLERYLEFRDVIGKLQT, from the coding sequence ATGGAAGAGAAAAAACTCGCGCAAACGGAAATGGAACTGATTCCTGACGAAGAGATCGTAGAACGGGTTCGGGATGGAGATAACCAGGCTTTAGAATGGCTGATCGAAAGATACCGAAATTTTGTCCGCACAAAAGCCCGTTCCTATTTTCTCATCGGGGCGGACCGGGAGGACATTATTCAAGAGGGGATGATCGGTCTCTTTAAGGCCATTCGGGACTATAAGGGGGATAAATTAACCTCTTTTAAAGCCTTTGCCGAAATGTGCATTACCCGTCAGATGATTACGGCCATCAAAACGGCTACCCGCCAGAAGCACATCCCTCTAAACTCCTACATATCGTTGGACAAGCCCATGTACGAAGAGGACTCGGACCGGACTCTTTTGGACGTGATCGAAGCCACCCGACTTACCGATCCTGAGATGCTGATGATTTATAGGGAAGAATTTAATGATATGGAATATAAAATGAGTGAGATATTAAGCGAATTGGAAAAGAAAGTGTTGATGCTCTATCTTGACGGCCGCTCCTACCAAGAAATTGCCGTTGATTTGGACAGGCACGTGAAATCGATCGATAACGCCTTGCAGAGGGTGAAGAGAAAACTGGAGCGCTACCTTGAGTTTCGGGATGTCATCGGAAAACTGCA